From a region of the Bermanella marisrubri genome:
- a CDS encoding aminotransferase class I/II-fold pyridoxal phosphate-dependent enzyme — protein MEELATENSVQESLANRYKLINNKTSNDPFQKAYDFDSIDLMRQANCYAYYQTIDQNEGPEAIVNGKTCTMLGSNNYLGLTIEPRVRQAAIDAIAQFGTSLTGSRLLNGTHALHEKLEEELAKFLNKEAALVFTTGYQANIGITTALVGKNDYLILDKFNHASITDGADLAKGKTVYYQHNDMNDLERVLQSIPEEHGKVIMVDGVFSMEGDLADLPNINRLAKKYSARLVVDDAHGVGVIGEAGRGTANYFGLEDDVDLIAGTFSKALASIGGFVAGDRKVIESIKHFGRSILFSASLPPASVAAALESLRIMQQEPQRVDRLNKNAQYMREQLRTRGFNIGHTETPIIPIIVGEDIKALTLWRELLKEGVYVNAVIYPAVARNQALLRTSYTSEHSREQLDRALEILQKMKNSYQF, from the coding sequence ATGGAAGAGCTAGCAACGGAAAATAGCGTTCAGGAATCTTTAGCTAATCGCTATAAACTAATCAATAACAAAACGTCTAATGATCCATTCCAAAAAGCTTATGACTTCGACTCTATTGATTTAATGCGCCAAGCAAATTGCTATGCATATTATCAAACCATTGATCAGAACGAAGGACCTGAAGCTATTGTGAATGGCAAGACTTGTACAATGCTCGGATCTAACAATTACTTGGGACTAACGATTGAACCTCGCGTTCGCCAGGCGGCGATTGACGCTATCGCACAGTTCGGAACAAGCTTAACAGGTTCTCGATTATTAAATGGCACACATGCATTACACGAAAAGCTTGAGGAAGAACTGGCCAAGTTTTTAAACAAAGAAGCTGCTCTCGTATTCACAACCGGCTATCAGGCAAATATCGGCATCACTACTGCTCTAGTAGGAAAAAATGATTATCTGATTTTAGACAAGTTTAATCACGCGAGCATTACTGATGGTGCTGATTTAGCGAAAGGAAAAACCGTATATTATCAGCACAATGATATGAACGATCTAGAACGTGTCCTTCAATCCATCCCAGAAGAGCATGGTAAAGTTATCATGGTTGATGGCGTCTTTAGTATGGAAGGTGACCTTGCAGATTTACCCAATATTAACAGACTCGCAAAAAAATACAGCGCTCGACTTGTAGTTGATGACGCTCATGGCGTTGGTGTAATTGGTGAAGCTGGTCGAGGTACCGCAAACTACTTCGGACTTGAAGATGATGTAGATCTGATTGCAGGTACATTCAGTAAAGCCCTAGCATCTATTGGTGGATTTGTTGCTGGCGATCGTAAAGTTATTGAAAGTATCAAGCACTTTGGTCGCTCAATTTTATTTTCGGCCAGCTTACCACCTGCCTCTGTTGCTGCCGCCTTGGAATCTCTTCGTATTATGCAGCAAGAACCACAACGGGTAGATCGATTGAACAAAAATGCACAATACATGCGCGAACAATTGCGAACTCGCGGCTTTAATATCGGCCATACCGAGACTCCCATCATACCAATCATAGTAGGCGAAGATATTAAAGCCTTAACACTGTGGCGTGAACTCTTAAAAGAAGGCGTTTACGTTAACGCTGTTATATATCCTGCTGTGGCGCGCAATCAAGCATTACTGCGAACGAGCTATACATCAGAGCACAGCCGAGAACAGTTAGATCGGGCCTTGGAAATCCTACAAAAAATGAAAAACAGCTATCAATTTTAA
- a CDS encoding AMP-dependent synthetase/ligase gives MNTFKSIHHLIQSRKEAIFAYQKKHNQWLPITYSQFLNSYLKLSAFFRSIDIDAQSSIAIFSKTRIEWNLVDFAIQANRCITVGLYSNDSDRNINNCLKLTNPKLLVLESYEQLAKIQSIDSDWGWSKPVIVMDANHCQAEPVYHLASILKKPLCEKKSQIIENDINNIASNEIISYIFTSGTSGEQKAVVLTQGNLYHTAQVYKEHYPISQEDKTLLFLPMSHIFARVMFYASIHWGQNHYYLESVDELVEQLKLVNPTTLLVVPRLLEKVMANIEKNVAEKNLLSRLLYRFSLFSGRLHNTSPLPKVVTRPLYYIADRLILNSLRKIFGSSLRFVGAGGGHLSPEVCRYFWSIGIPVYEGYASTESGGLGIFNYPKDSLIGSIGKPILPVECKTEKDGELLMKSPSVALGYLSKTGLQRFDEWISTGDIAEVDLSGYYRISDRKKDLIINAYGKNIAPSWIEDQFLIHADIENIIVIGHNRPYLTALIVPTENQCSDEYVYSTIGDIVSHVNQRLSRHEQIKQFALIPPFEIENQQLTSTMKKRRFAIENSHRDIIERLYATKSNRLVTQ, from the coding sequence ATGAATACATTTAAGTCCATTCACCATCTGATCCAGTCTCGGAAAGAAGCCATTTTTGCTTATCAAAAAAAGCATAATCAGTGGCTTCCGATTACCTACTCACAGTTTTTAAATAGCTACCTGAAACTTTCCGCTTTTTTTAGATCAATTGATATTGATGCCCAGTCGAGCATTGCGATCTTCTCTAAGACACGTATCGAGTGGAACCTAGTAGACTTTGCCATACAAGCCAACCGATGCATAACTGTTGGGCTTTATAGTAACGACTCGGATAGAAATATTAATAATTGCCTTAAACTTACAAATCCAAAGCTGTTAGTCCTTGAAAGCTATGAGCAATTAGCAAAAATTCAATCTATTGACTCAGACTGGGGTTGGTCTAAACCGGTGATTGTAATGGATGCAAACCATTGTCAAGCTGAACCTGTTTACCACTTAGCGTCTATACTCAAAAAACCACTCTGTGAAAAAAAAAGTCAGATCATTGAGAATGATATCAATAATATTGCATCAAATGAGATCATTTCGTACATATTCACATCAGGCACAAGTGGAGAGCAGAAGGCTGTAGTACTTACCCAAGGAAATCTATATCACACTGCACAAGTTTATAAAGAACATTATCCAATCTCTCAAGAAGATAAAACTCTACTATTCCTGCCGATGAGCCATATATTTGCTCGAGTAATGTTTTACGCGAGTATTCATTGGGGACAAAATCATTATTATCTGGAATCAGTAGACGAGCTAGTTGAACAGTTAAAATTAGTGAATCCAACTACTTTGTTAGTGGTACCAAGGCTATTAGAAAAAGTCATGGCCAACATTGAAAAGAATGTAGCGGAAAAAAATCTTTTATCTCGATTACTTTATCGCTTCTCTTTGTTCTCTGGACGACTACACAACACCTCTCCACTTCCTAAAGTAGTTACCCGCCCTTTGTATTACATAGCCGATAGATTGATTCTAAACTCTCTTAGGAAAATTTTTGGTAGTAGCCTCCGCTTTGTCGGAGCTGGAGGTGGGCATCTTAGCCCAGAAGTTTGCCGATATTTTTGGTCCATTGGCATTCCTGTTTATGAAGGGTACGCGTCAACAGAATCCGGGGGCCTAGGGATATTCAATTACCCCAAAGACTCACTGATTGGATCGATAGGTAAACCTATTTTGCCAGTGGAATGTAAAACCGAGAAGGATGGCGAGTTACTGATGAAAAGTCCATCCGTAGCCCTTGGATACTTGAGCAAGACGGGCCTACAGAGGTTCGATGAATGGATAAGCACAGGGGATATTGCTGAAGTTGATTTATCTGGTTACTACAGGATAAGTGATCGAAAAAAAGACTTAATCATTAATGCATATGGAAAAAATATAGCTCCAAGTTGGATAGAAGACCAATTTTTGATTCATGCTGATATCGAGAACATCATCGTGATTGGTCATAACAGACCTTACCTGACAGCACTCATCGTACCGACAGAGAACCAATGCAGTGACGAATATGTCTATTCAACAATCGGCGATATCGTATCTCATGTAAACCAGCGCTTATCACGACATGAGCAAATTAAACAATTTGCATTAATTCCACCATTTGAGATCGAGAATCAACAGTTAACATCGACAATGAAAAAACGCCGATTCGCCATCGAAAACAGTCATCGTGACATCATCGAGCGGTTATACGCAACCAAATCCAATCGACTCGTTACTCAATAA
- a CDS encoding DapH/DapD/GlmU-related protein, producing the protein MFALFKALYFIGFIILFSLIATLIGLSAYPGYFVVVNTWNSEAILSSLIFSGMAFVITLTVLMFSTAVFIRLVSVIAPIKEGQSSIYGSKMAVWAVQYLLMNFLNTVFLPVFRTTPLMNLFYRFMGARIGNNVFFNSSFIYEPHLLEIGDNSRVGENAIIVPHTTEGKNFTCKKVKIGKNVTIGQYCQIMPGAIIGDNVIIGAGAIVPKDKVIESNSIYGGNPISFIKHYG; encoded by the coding sequence ATGTTCGCTCTATTTAAAGCACTTTATTTTATAGGCTTTATTATTCTATTTTCGCTAATCGCAACCTTGATCGGCCTCTCTGCCTATCCAGGCTATTTTGTCGTTGTGAACACATGGAATTCTGAAGCAATTCTAAGCTCATTAATATTTTCTGGAATGGCGTTCGTGATTACACTTACTGTACTCATGTTTAGCACCGCCGTGTTCATACGTTTGGTATCTGTAATTGCCCCAATTAAAGAGGGTCAATCCAGTATCTACGGCTCAAAAATGGCTGTGTGGGCGGTTCAATATTTACTCATGAATTTCCTAAATACAGTTTTTTTACCCGTATTCAGAACAACACCATTAATGAATTTGTTCTACCGATTTATGGGAGCAAGAATTGGAAATAATGTATTTTTTAATAGTTCATTTATATACGAACCACACCTACTCGAGATTGGTGACAACAGTAGAGTTGGCGAAAATGCTATTATCGTTCCACATACAACCGAAGGTAAAAACTTTACCTGTAAAAAAGTCAAAATCGGCAAGAACGTCACGATCGGTCAATACTGTCAGATCATGCCCGGCGCTATTATTGGCGACAATGTCATCATCGGCGCAGGCGCAATTGTTCCAAAAGACAAGGTTATTGAAAGTAATTCAATATATGGCGGAAACCCAATTAGCTTCATCAAGCATTACGGGTAA
- a CDS encoding GNAT family N-acetyltransferase: protein MEIIIEPVNNKQRWTDFLSIPNIIYREDADYCLEIKSETQTELSHKNPVATQCTVQSLVAYKNGNPCARCVCIINPSLNKKMGKSIGLIGYLEFVEDEAVLNSLLMNCEAYFSKKDCSEIWAGVRFSLNYPVGIQTSGFDKQHTFLMNKQPGYYAELLSKNGFHSEKQLNAYCVDLNEHYQVPPILVNDANSALDSGYRVRLMKKSDIEPCLHHYNERWQSNFAHTELSSKELHHLIRNMKLYLDTRFCFVVEKNNQLCGYLFTFPDFNQTLKQWQGRTSLIKLLGFLFEYKLKRKVHGLKTAIIGVDSEHTGKKLSSLMNKALLESAIKSRCRYIERSWILEDNYASIKQAQRMGGGLYKTYSLFSRPIANSNMQDLDEAV, encoded by the coding sequence ATGGAGATTATTATTGAACCCGTTAATAACAAACAAAGGTGGACTGATTTCTTATCAATCCCCAACATTATTTACCGAGAAGATGCCGACTACTGCTTGGAGATAAAATCTGAAACCCAAACCGAACTGAGCCATAAAAATCCAGTCGCAACACAATGTACTGTGCAGAGCCTAGTTGCCTACAAAAATGGAAATCCATGCGCGCGTTGCGTATGTATTATCAACCCATCTTTAAATAAAAAGATGGGTAAGTCCATCGGCTTAATTGGGTATTTGGAGTTCGTCGAAGATGAGGCTGTACTCAATTCTTTACTAATGAATTGCGAGGCATACTTCTCAAAAAAAGATTGCTCTGAGATCTGGGCTGGCGTTCGATTTTCCTTAAACTATCCAGTCGGCATCCAGACTAGTGGTTTCGACAAGCAGCACACCTTTCTAATGAATAAACAACCAGGCTATTACGCCGAGCTTTTATCTAAAAACGGTTTTCATTCGGAAAAGCAACTAAATGCCTATTGCGTGGATCTCAACGAGCACTATCAAGTTCCACCAATCTTAGTGAATGATGCAAATAGCGCTCTAGATAGCGGCTATCGCGTAAGATTAATGAAAAAGTCTGATATCGAACCTTGCCTACATCATTACAATGAGCGCTGGCAGAGTAACTTTGCTCATACCGAACTAAGTAGTAAGGAGCTTCATCATCTCATACGGAATATGAAACTCTATCTAGATACCCGTTTTTGTTTTGTCGTAGAAAAAAACAATCAACTTTGTGGATACCTATTTACCTTTCCCGACTTTAATCAAACGTTAAAGCAATGGCAAGGTCGGACTAGCCTTATTAAATTGTTAGGGTTCCTATTTGAGTACAAGTTAAAACGCAAAGTGCATGGATTGAAAACTGCAATAATCGGCGTAGATTCGGAACATACAGGGAAAAAACTCAGTTCACTAATGAATAAAGCGCTTTTAGAGTCTGCTATAAAGAGTCGGTGCCGCTACATCGAACGCTCCTGGATCCTTGAGGATAACTACGCTTCAATAAAACAGGCACAAAGAATGGGTGGTGGACTATATAAAACTTATTCTCTATTTTCTCGACCAATAGCGAATAGCAATATGCAGGACCTAGACGAGGCGGTGTAA
- a CDS encoding alpha/beta hydrolase family protein, producing MIPLPEDFYIRAQAMLQGDSRILHEARKLRSWQNPNWTQHWHKQANANLELAEKSVLNDDRVSLYKRASALYALACYPYLQELKTDASYRGLKDSYKKRCLAEGYPVKYRSLIFLQYDIPYTFRKGNPRNHKGQCILFIRGLDSYKEVSYWDESHLLSMGYDIAAIDFPGMGENPVPMSLQSNLVFESLCQKILDDQDYSGRSIILWGLGFGGYWATKLLNTDYVLAAINQGGPIHYSFKPRLKRLLFHFQEIRFLRAMIEHGLQKTTSVKRFISGLSLLNNQDWTKGTAKLLYVNGGQDKTVSDREARVLEQLLDHDRLETFFIKDAGHLAVDVIDSQVLPAVLRWLLDINNNSIAA from the coding sequence ATGATTCCATTACCAGAAGACTTCTATATTCGAGCCCAAGCCATGCTGCAAGGGGATTCGCGAATATTACACGAAGCACGTAAATTGAGAAGCTGGCAAAATCCTAATTGGACTCAACATTGGCACAAGCAAGCTAATGCTAATTTAGAGTTAGCAGAAAAATCTGTTTTAAATGACGATCGCGTCAGCCTCTACAAAAGAGCATCCGCATTGTACGCTCTTGCTTGCTATCCATATCTTCAGGAATTGAAGACAGATGCAAGTTACAGGGGCTTGAAAGATAGCTATAAAAAGCGGTGCTTAGCCGAGGGATACCCAGTAAAATATAGAAGTCTAATATTTCTGCAATACGATATCCCCTACACTTTCAGAAAAGGTAACCCTCGTAATCACAAAGGCCAATGCATACTGTTTATTCGTGGTTTAGATTCCTATAAAGAAGTTAGTTATTGGGATGAAAGCCACTTGCTTAGTATGGGTTATGATATCGCAGCTATCGATTTTCCCGGAATGGGAGAAAACCCAGTCCCCATGTCGCTTCAAAGTAACCTTGTATTTGAGTCATTATGCCAAAAAATTTTAGACGATCAGGATTATTCAGGACGTTCAATCATATTATGGGGGTTAGGATTTGGTGGTTATTGGGCAACAAAACTTCTGAACACGGACTATGTATTAGCAGCAATTAACCAGGGCGGTCCAATACACTATAGTTTTAAACCCAGACTAAAACGCTTGCTCTTTCATTTTCAAGAAATTCGTTTCTTAAGAGCCATGATTGAACATGGCTTACAGAAAACTACATCCGTAAAAAGGTTTATCAGCGGTCTATCATTACTCAATAATCAAGATTGGACAAAAGGCACTGCAAAGTTACTATATGTCAATGGTGGACAGGATAAAACTGTTTCTGATCGAGAAGCAAGAGTACTAGAACAGCTACTAGATCATGATCGTTTAGAGACATTCTTCATTAAAGATGCTGGCCATTTAGCAGTTGACGTCATTGATAGTCAGGTATTGCCTGCTGTACTTAGGTGGTTGCTAGATATAAATAATAATTCCATTGCAGCCTAG
- a CDS encoding LysR substrate-binding domain-containing protein, with protein sequence MAAKLPAIHWLQAFDASARHLSFKEAADELHLTSSAVSQKIKLLEEYLEVSLFTRMTRSLALTSEGQDYHVIVKNILNYYQQQQREFLRRYSRRDIRISMIPFIANDIVLPALPEYQEANPDSELKIEASTSLVNFQEDDIDAAIRFGMGEWSGLVATPLCRSRIILVANPKLIEKKPVLTMSDINRHALITMRGVENAWDTVAEKHNLNEFDQCRTLEVDSYLGSMVAAQQGLGIAMGVRPLIQPWLDDGRLVQVLDLEIEIPQTYYFVRRIQDRDDLKLQQLYVWLKGLFSERERLTRAA encoded by the coding sequence ATGGCAGCGAAGTTACCAGCAATCCATTGGCTACAAGCATTTGATGCATCAGCGCGTCATTTGAGTTTCAAAGAAGCTGCTGATGAGCTGCACCTGACTTCTTCGGCTGTCAGCCAGAAAATTAAGCTGTTGGAGGAGTATTTAGAGGTAAGTCTGTTTACTAGAATGACACGTTCGCTAGCACTGACCTCAGAGGGACAAGACTATCATGTCATTGTCAAAAATATACTGAACTATTATCAGCAACAGCAGAGAGAGTTTCTAAGACGCTATAGCCGAAGGGATATAAGAATTTCAATGATTCCATTCATTGCCAATGATATTGTGTTACCTGCACTGCCAGAGTATCAGGAAGCTAATCCCGATTCTGAATTAAAAATTGAGGCGTCTACCTCATTAGTTAATTTCCAAGAAGATGATATTGATGCAGCAATTCGATTTGGCATGGGTGAGTGGTCGGGTCTTGTTGCAACCCCTTTGTGTCGTTCAAGAATTATTCTGGTTGCCAATCCTAAGTTGATTGAAAAAAAGCCTGTTCTGACTATGTCAGATATTAACCGCCATGCACTTATTACCATGCGTGGGGTAGAAAATGCTTGGGACACAGTGGCGGAAAAACACAACTTAAATGAATTCGATCAGTGTCGAACTCTAGAGGTAGATAGCTATTTAGGTTCTATGGTGGCAGCACAGCAAGGGTTAGGTATTGCTATGGGGGTACGGCCTTTGATTCAACCTTGGCTTGATGATGGTCGTCTAGTGCAAGTGTTAGATCTCGAAATTGAAATTCCACAGACATATTATTTTGTGCGCCGTATCCAGGATCGTGATGATCTAAAGCTTCAGCAACTCTATGTTTGGCTAAAAGGGCTTTTCTCGGAACGCGAACGTCTTACCAGAGCAGCCTAG